In the genome of Euleptes europaea isolate rEulEur1 chromosome 4, rEulEur1.hap1, whole genome shotgun sequence, the window gagactaattcccctttgtgacctgagaaaggtcttttcccacctaatctcaatcctgtcactccacaggttgtgtatTCTACTAGCTTTGGCTACACCGAACCCTTtggttcacagagttgttcacagTTTCCTCTCATGCCAGTTACCAAGCTCTGAAAGCTTTCTCTCATGTCAGCTACCAAACTCTGAATCTCCGCTCTCTCAGTGTCAGCTTTTtgactctgcccactcttggtctctcagcttctgctgaagaTTAACCCCTTGTTCGTCACAGCATCATAGAAAGGCAAACCCAGTTTATTGTATATGCTTCAAAAAAGATCTATGCAGTTTGTACTGCAATGCTACAAACATTGAGTAATGTTAAGAAAATTGTCATCCAGGAACCTTGACAGGCATTGCACAAAGAGTAACATTTTGGTGATTTCTTTTATCATAACAGAGTATGCTCAGTCGAATAGTGACAAAGAGATGGAGGATATAAAGCTGCAGTCAGTCTTGAATCCTGAACTGGAGTACCTACAACACATTGGTCAACCATTTGGACAGCAGCTGCTGAAAGTCCAGTTTAATTTATATGGTGATTATAATGCACGTGTTCCTACTTCTGATAACTTCAGGGAAGACATCTGCCAAATAGAGAATGCTGTTCAGCAAAGCAGAAGTGGACCTGGATTGGTAAAAAAGATGAAATCAAATAACTTTCCCTGGGTCAGTAGTCCCCGTAGAAAACGTGACTTTTCTATGGGGGTGGCTAAAATGTGTTGTAAATGGGGATGTACCCAAACTGAGGTTAGTACGCTATGTTAAGGTTACAATTGtatctctgtatttttttttccagatcaaAGACAATGTGCTAGTTGCAGGGCTATTAGATTGAATACTGTGTGCAGGAAGAATCAGTGAAGActgttaatttttaatttattttgtctGCAAGTAACTGATGGTATCTTACactcttattaaaaataaaaactatatgCACAGCTGTCTGCAGAACCCTTTTACACTGCTTTTATTTACTGCTTCTAAAAAAAGCAGTCAGTTTTTCTATTTCTAGCTAATCTAAAATCATGCTGACATTCATACAATGTTTGCAAAACTGTAGGATTAAAGCATACATTAAAGCGTACAGAATCTACATGaaaatatttatgtgtgtgtgtgtttcactcACATTTGGGTGGCTTAACTCAGAGGTCATAACCAGGAATATTTTGTCTGTAGTTGTCCCAACAATCAATGTTTAATATATAAATACAACATAAACATATGAAATAGTGTACCTCTCTTAGTCTTAGACCACCTGTGCAATGAACTGCACAGCTCTGGTGGGGGGGTCCCAATCCCTGAACTATAAATAAATCATACTGATAGTTATGTAAATTTAAACACCTATGAATGCAATGCCTTGCTGTATGTACagtttaatttattaatttatttatattttttacatATCCCACTGCTCCTGCCAATTATTTAACATTTTATGCTTTTTATAGCCCTTAAAACTCTGATAAAGTATGTTCAAAAGCTTCTTAATCAAAACTGctatttttgtaaatattttatcagGACACCAAGTTTCTGTTATGGGGGAGAGCATAACTTCTATGTTTGTCCCCTGCTAgataatggcaggaaaagggaatTTGGCCCTAAAGGGGAACAATAGTAGGGTGGCTGAGGAAAAGAATACGAGAAAGATTTCTCAGGAGTTGATGGTATAGTTTTAATACATACTATTCCTACTTTGTTTTCCCACCATTCTTTGCTAAATAAACTTCATTCATATTTTAAATACTATTTGTTAAGggtaaaaacagagtttcacttacctgtaactgttgttcatctggtggatcttctatgcaggcacacattgggggaCTACgtaggcgcaggccagccatggataagatttgtcagcttctagcaaaatctaaaagagtgctccccctccccttggagcatgcaatcttcccgccccttggtcacatgacccaagggggagggagca includes:
- the LOC130476972 gene encoding relaxin-3-like, which translates into the protein MAELNPKAAVPWAAEEPLSNLTFVSKARRLVVGGACEGASVTRLKKPLLLLLLLLTAAELNGQSARAAGERALPGSNANGKNGVKLCGREFIRAVIFVCGGSRWKRLTGSAPPPYNQYAQSNSDKEMEDIKLQSVLNPELEYLQHIGQPFGQQLLKVQFNLYGDYNARVPTSDNFREDICQIENAVQQSRSGPGLVKKMKSNNFPWVSSPRRKRDFSMGVAKMCCKWGCTQTEVSTLC